DNA from Geobacillus vulcani PSS1:
GTGGCTGGGACGCCGTTGCTGTACGTGGCAACGACTCCGCCGAACCCAAAGGCGGAAGCCATTTTGGTTCGGCGTGATTCCCCGATTCGGACGGTGGCCGATTTGAAAGGGAAAAAAGTGGCGTTAAACAAAGGGTCGAACGTCCATTATCTGCTTGTCCAGGCGCTCAGCAAGGCTGGATTGACGCTTTCTGACATTCGTCCCGTTTATTTGCCGCCCGCCGATGCCCGTGCCGCCTTTGAGCAAGGAAGCGTTGACGCTTGGGTGATTTGGGATCCGTTTTATGCCGCGGCCGAACAAACGGGGAAGGTTCGCGTGCTCGCTGACGGCCAAGGGTTGGTGGCGAACCGTGAGTTTTTCTTCGCTTCGCGTTCGTTTGCGCAAAAGCATGCCGATGTCGTGCATGTCATCTTAGAGGAGCTGAAGAAAGTCGACCAGTGGGCCAACCGCGATCCGAAAGGGGTGGCAACGTTTTTGGCGCCGGAACTTGGCATTGATGAAGCGGCGCTTGAAGTCGCATCCAAACGCCGCACGTATGGCCTGGAACTGATCACAAACGAGGTCATCGCCCAACAGCAAACGATTGCAGATCAATTTCACCAGCTAGGGTTGTTGCCAAAGAAAATCGATGTAAACGAAGCGGTTTGGCGTGAAGCCAAATGAAGCGGAGACGGAATGGGAAGAGAAAACGGGGGTGATTCGTGACAAAAAGTCATCGGTCGGCTTCGTTGGCAGCGTCATCCGTCAACAAGGGTGAAGGACGGCGGCAGCTTGGATGAGAAACCACACTAGGAAGGCGGGGTGAACGCGATGAAATCGTCGAAATGGACAGAATGGACCTGGGGGAAGGCGGTGCCGTGGGTGTTGCCTGTTGCTCTGCTTGTGGCATGGCAAGTGACTGTAGAAACCGGTTGGTTGTCTTCGCGGGTGCTGCCGGCGCCAACCGCCGTCATGGCGGCCGCTTGGCACCTCGGGTCGAGCGGGGAGCTATGGCAGCATTTATCCATCAGTTTTGGGCGAGCGGTGGCTGGATTCGCGATCGGCGGGTCTATCGGGTTTCTTCTTGGCCTAGTCAACGGGGTGTTTCGCCCGGCGGAGCGTTTGTTGGACACATCGATCCAAATGATTCGCAATATTCCGCATTTGGCGATGATTCCGCTCGTCATTTTATGGTTTGGCATCGGTGAAGAGGCGAAAGTGTTTCTCGTTGCGCTTGGCGTTCTTTTTCCGATTTATGTCAACACTTGGCATGGCATTCGCAATGTGGATGCGGGCTTGCTGGAAATGGGGCGGGTCTATGGGTTGGGGCCGTGGGCGTTGTTTTGGCGCATCTGGCTGCCGGGCGCGTTGCCGGCGATTTTGGTTGGCGTGCGTTATGCGCTCGGCATCATGTGGTTGACCTTAATCGTAGCGGAAACGATCGCTGCCGACCGCGGCATCGGGTATTTGGCCATGAATGCGCGCGAGTTTATGCAAACCGATGTCGTCGTCTTCAGTATTTTGCTTTACGCGCTGTTTGGCAAGCTCGCCGACAGCATCGCCCGTTTTTTGGAAAGCCGTTTACTTCGCTGGAATGTCAACTATCAACATCGGCCGTAGGGTGCAAGTCTGCGAGGAAAGGGGAAGGCAAAAATGGGGGCAGGGCAAGGAGCAGAACTGGTCTTTGTTCAAGTGGCCAAGCGATTTGGTGCTCAATCGGTGTTAAGCGACATCGATTTGACGGTGAAACGCGGGGAGTTTATCGCCATCATCGGACGAAGCGGCTGCGGCAAAAGCACGTTATTGCGCTTGGCTGCCGGCTTGGAGGAGCCCACATCGGGAATCATTCAACTCGATGGCGAGCCGCTCCAAGGAATCAATACGAAAGCCCGGGTCATGTTTCAAGATGCTCGTCTGTTGCCATGGCGGCGCGTCATCGACAACGTTGGCCTCGGTTTGAAAGGGAATTGGCGGGAACAGGCGGCCAAGGCGCTTGAGCAAGTCGGGTTAGCAGAGCGCGCCAATGAGTGGCCGTCGGTGCTGTCCGGCGGCCAACGGCAACGGGTGGCGCTCGCCCGTGCGCTGATCAGTCAGCCGCAGGTATTGTTGCTCGATGAACCGCTTGGTGCGCTCGACGCCTTGACGAGAATTGATATGCAACGGTTGATCGAACGGCTATGGCAGGAACAACGTTTCACCGCTTTGTTGGTCACGCACGATGTCGATGAAGCGGTGATGTTGGCGGACCGCGTGGTGCTGATTGAAAACGGAACGTGCGCGTTTGATTGGCCGGTGCGCCTGCCGCGGCCGCGGCAGCGCGGCGATGCGGCGTTTGCGGATTTGGTGGAGGCGATTTTGCGCCGCATTTTGGGGCCTGAATCCGAACGGGGCGCTATCGCTGCCAGTTCGCTCGGTGAAAAAAGGAGGGCGTTATAGATGAAAAAACAGTTCAGTTGGTTGCTTGGGTTCAGCGTATTCCTGTGCCTGCTGCTAGCAGCGTGCGGCCAAGAACGAAGCACCTCTTCCTCCGCGTCCAAGGGCGCGGCATCCGCCGATTCATGGCCGGAAGAATTGCATATCGGCTATCAAAAATCATCGTTTTCGCTCTTTTTAAAAGAGAAGGGTTATTTGGAAAAACAATTGCAAAAGCACGGTGTGCAAGTAAAATGGTTTGAATTTCAATCGGGTCCGCCCTTGCTTGAGGCATTAAATAGTGGACAAATCGACATTGGATATGTGGGAGGTGCGCCGGCCATACTGGCGCAAGCGAATCCGCATTCGCAATTGGCTTATATTGCATATGAACCCGAAGTGGCGCGGGCGATCATTGTGTCGAAAACATCATCGATCCATACGGTAGCGGACTTAAAAGGAAAAAAAGTGGCTTTTGGGAAAGGGTCAAGCGCTCACTATACACTGTTGACCGCTTTGGAAACGGCCGGACTGACGTTGAACGATATTACCCCGGTGTATTTACAACCAGCTGAGGCGCGCACTGCATTTGAGCGCGGCGATGTGGACGCTTGGGTGATTTGGGATCCCTTTTTGGCTGATGCAGAGGTGAATGGGGGAGCACGTATATTGATCGATGCGAACCGATTGCCGAAACAATATGGATTTATTGTGGCACGAAACCAATACGTGAAACAGTATGCCAATGTAGCGAAAACAGTGATTGACCAACTGAACCACGTCCATCAAGAAATCCATTCTTCTCCAGACGAAGCTGCGAAATTATTGGCCAAAGAAACGAAAATTGATGCAGCCGTTTGGAAACGGACGTTGAGTCGAAGGGGATATGGCGTGTTCCCGCTGACCAAGGAGGTGATCGCGGCTCAACAACGCATTGCCGATCAGTTTTATAAAGCCGGATTGGTTTCGAAACGAGTCAATGTGAAAGAGGCGGTTGTGTTTGTCAAGGAAGAGCGGAAGACAAAATGACGCAAGCATTCATCGATCCGAGCCGTTTCATGGACCAAAGTTGGGGGCTTGAACGATGAGCGGGAAACGTCCTACTCAGACAATGAGGAAAAAGAATGGGGGAAGGTCAATGACAACGGTGACCATCCTTTCGGGAAGCCCATCACGTGTTTCCAAAACGAATCGTGTAGCTGAATGGGTGAAGGAGCAGCTGCAACGGCTTGGCCACACCGTGCATCTCGTTCGTTTGCGCGATCTGCCTGCTGAAGATTTGCTTTATGCGAACGACTCAAGTGAGCCGATCGCCAAAACACATGAGTGGATCCAGCAGTCGAAAGCGATCATTGTGTTGAGCCCTGTGTATAAAGGAAGTTATACTGGCATTTTAAAAGCATATTTGGATTTGCTGCCGGAAAAAGCGTTTAAAGAAAAACTCGTCGTGCCGATTGTCACCGGAGGAACCATTGCTCATTTGTTGGCGCTCGAATATGCGCTCAAACCGATTTTCTCTATTTTGGGAGCCCGAAACATTTTGCATGGCGTCTTTATTTTAGACTGGACGTTGGGTCATGATGATGAAGGTCGGCTCGTGCTTTCGGATGACTTGCTATCACGCATGCAGGAAGTCATTCATGCGGTTTCTCAACTCAATCAAGACCGGGCCGTTTCATAAGGAGGCGATTCACGATGGAATTGCTTTGGTTTATTCCTTCTCACGGGGATGGGCGATATTTAGGGACGACGAAAGGCGGCCGCTCTCCTGAATACAGCTATTTTAAACAAGTGGCTCAAGCGGCTGACCGCTTAGGATATACGGGTGTGCTCATTCCGACCGGCAAATCGTGCGAAGATCCGTGGCTGCTTGCTTCGGCATTGGTGGCCGAAACGGAACGATTGCGCTTTCTTGTCGCTGTTCGTCCAGGACTGATGACGCCGACGTTGGCGGCCCGCATGACGTCGACGTTGGATCGCCTTTCGAACGGGCGGCTCCTCGTCAACGTGGTCGCCGGGGGCGATCCGGTTGAACTTGCGGGCGATGGCTTGTTTTTATCCCATGATGAACGCTACGAGGCAACAGATGAGTTTTTGACCGTTTGGCGTCGATTGCTCGCGGGAGAGGAAGTGACGTTGACGGGAAAGCATGTGTCCGTCCAAGGAGCCAAGCTGTTGTTTCCAGCGGTGCAAAAACCGTATCCACGCGTCTTTTTTGGCGGATCGTCAGAGGCGGGGCAACGGGTGGCGGCCCGCCATGCGGATGTATATTTGACTTGGGGAGAGCCGCTGGAACAAGTGAAAGAGAAAATCGAACAAGTAAAAGAACTTGCCCGCCAAGCGGGAAGAGAAATCGAATTTGGCATTCGCCTTCACATTATCGTGCGCGAAACGGAAACGGAAGCATGGGAAGCGGCGGAGCGATTGATTCGCTACGTGGATGAGCGGACGATTGAAGAAGCGCAGCGGGTCTTTGCCCGGTACGATTCGGTCGGGCAGCAACGGATGCGGCAGCTGCACAGCGGCAGAAAAGAAGCGTTGGAGATCAGTCCGAATCTTTGGGCGGGCATTGGACTTGTGCGCGGCGGAGCCGGCACCGCTCTTGTCGGCGATCCGGAAACCGTGGCCGAGCGTCTTCGCGAGTATGAGCAGCTGGGCATCCGCTACTTCATTTTATCCGGCTACCCGCATCTGGAAGAGGCGTATCGAGTGGCGGAGCTGTTATTCCCATTGTTGCCTTTGAATATTCCTTCTTCATCTATTCGCGGAGAGGTTGTGGGCCATGAATTTTTCCCTAATGTGATTAAAGTGTGATCGATCGAGAAAGAGAGGATGCCCTGTAACGAGGGAGTCCTCTCTTTTTCAACATATATTGACATTGAAATTCATTTTCTCTTATAATCTTATTGCATTGATATTGATTATCATTTTTTTGGTGTGTAAACGGGGGGATACATAATGACATTGAAGTGGAAATGGCTGGCCGTATTCGCCGTAGCAGCGTTGGCACTTGGTGCATGCGGCCAAAGTGAACAGACAGCGGGGACAGAAAAAGAAAACAAAACGGCCGCAGAGAAACAAGAAAAGCCGAACACGGAGACGAAAGCAGAAGGGGAAAACGAACAGGCGGAAGTGGATTACGCCGGTGCGTTCAGCGCAGCGTTGGCCGAGCTTGAGAAAGCGAAGCAAGGAGGGGCGGTTGACTTCGGCAAGGTGGAGAGCATCTACAAAGAAAAGCTGCAGCCGCTTGTGCAAAAACGCGACGCCGAATTTGAGGATGCGGTTGACGAACATATTACCACCGCCCTGGCCGCCGGCAAGGACGGGTCGCTTGAGCCGTTGGTCGTCAAGCAAATTTTTGACAAGTTGATGCAAAAAGCGTTTTACACAACGATCAAACACGAGTTTACCGAGGCAGAGGAGCATTGGGCCGACAAAGAAGAAGTGAAAGAAGAGATCGAGGAAGCAAAAGCGTTTTATGCGATTTTGCAGCCGACCGTGGAAAAACGCGATGCGGCGTATGGAACGAAGCTCGCTGACGCAATCAACGGCGCGTTTGCGCAAATGGAGCAAGCCGTCCAAAACGATGATGCGCTCTCATTTGCCCTCGGCAAGCAAGTGGTGGACAAAACATTGATGAAAACATTCTACTTAGCGAGCGGAGCGCTGCCGCACGGCTATGCGGCGAAGGCGGCGGCTGCGGCCAAGGAAAACGCCGAGGAAGCCAAAGTGGAACAGGCGGAAGGCTGGGCGTTTTATCAGTCCGTCTACCCGTATATGAAACGGCATGCGGCCGAGGAAGCCGATTATATTTTGAAACAGTTCGACTTGCAGACGGACGTCAAAACGCTCGACCCGAAAGCAGTAAACCACGCGTTCGTGCGCGGCTGGGCGAAAGTGGCGCTTCACGAATATGAAGAAAGCCAAGAAAATTGGGGGCAGGACAAATCGGTGATTACCGCTTTGGAAGGCGCGCTCTTTATTCACATGATCGAGCAGGATATCAAAACGCTGCTCGGCGACAAGGCGTACGCCGATTTGAACGATCAAGCGACACGCTACTTAGAAGCGGCGAAGGCGAAAAACAAAGCGGAGGCCGACAAATGGCTGCCTCAAATCGAGGCTGCGCTTCAGCAAGTGATCCAGAAAGCGAACTAAATGATCAGAAAGGGTGTCCGGCGCGGCGCCCTTTTTTTGCAGGCGTCCATCCCGGGCGAAGGCCGCGCTGGCTAAACTGCTGCTTCACCGCGCCAAAGGCGGAATAAATACAGTTGGTTTTGAGGATGGCGTCATGGTGAATTGGGAAACGCTCAAGCCAAGGCGGGAAATGAAAATATTTGGTTTTTGCCGGTTCGCCACGACGTTCCCCGGCGGTTTATGGTAAGATGCTAATGGACAATGGAAGATGATGAGGTGAAGGCGATGAAAGTGGTGGTGACCGGGGGAGCGGGGTTTATTGGCAGCCATTTGGCCGCTCGTCTGCACGAACAAGGTCATGAAGTGGCAGCGATCGATTGTTTTCATCCGTATTATCCTGCTGAACGGAAGGAGCGGCAGTTTCACGCGCTCACCGGCGGCCGGGTGCCGCTTGCCCGCTTCGACTTGCTTGATGGGGAAGCGACGAAGCGCTGGTTCAGCCAGTTTCGCCCTGATGTCGTCTTTCATTTGGCGGCGCTGCCGGGCGTGCCGTATTCGTTGGCGCATCCGCTCGCTTACATCGATTATGACATTAAGGCGACCGTGAACGTTTTGGCGGCGGCGGGAGAGGCGGGAACCGGCCATGTGTTGTTCGCCTCGTCGTCATCGGTGTACGGCGACCGCGGCAATGTCCCGCTCAAGGAAGAAATGGCGGACGGCCGCGTCGTCTCGCCGTATGCAGCCGCGAAATACGGAGCAGAGTCGTTTTGTCACGCGTACGCGCATTTGTACGGATACCGGATGACGATGTTCCGCTATTTTACGGTGTATGGCCCGTGGGGGCGGCCCGATATGGCGATCGGCACGTTTTTGCACCGGTTGTTGGCAGGCGAGGAGATTGTCGTATATGGCCAAGGGACGGCGCGCGATTATACGTACATCGATGATATCGTCGCCGGTATGATCGCAGCGCTTCACCGCGGCGGCGGACGAAGCGAAGTGTTCAACTTGGGGGCGGGGTCGCCCGTTACGATGGAGCAGCTGCTCGCTGAGCTGCGGAAGCATTTTCCCGATATGAAAATCGTGCAGGCGCCGGAGCGGAAAGGTGATGTGAAAGCGACGTGGGCGGACATTACGAAGGCGAAGCAGGCGTTTGGCTATGAGCCAAACGTACCGTTTGCCGAAGGGTTGGCGCGGACGGTGGCGTGGGCGCGCGAACATGAACGGTAAGCGGGCGGCCCGTTTGGCGCGCGCCATGGTTGGCGCGGCGCTCATCGTGCTGTTCGCCTGGCTGACGCATCGCTATTTTGACGGCCGCCTCTTGCTTGCCCCTCTCGCAGAACTGGCCCGCCAGCCCGTTCGCTTCGCCGCTGTGCTGCTTGTGTATGGCGCTTCGTTTTGGCTGCGGGCGTGGGCGTGGAAGCAATATGTCGGGAAGCCGCTTGGGCTGTCGGTCTATGGGCGCGCCGTGCTCCTCAGTTTGTTTGTCAATCATGTCGCCCCTGTGAAAATCGGCGATGCCGCCCGTGTCGCCGTGCTCGCCCGCCAGCCCGGCGTTTCGCTCGGCGAGGCGGTGGAATCGGTGGCGGTGATGCGGTTCCTTGATATGGCGATGCTGGGCGGATGGACGGTCATTGGGACGTATGCGTATAGCCATCATATTCCCCGGGTTCCGCTCTTGGCAGCGGCCGTTGCCGCCGCGTTCGCGCTGACCGTGGTCGTGCTTCGCCGCCCGCTCCGCCTCGAGCGGTTATGGCGGCGCTGGCGGACGGTGTTTCAGGGCCGCCGCGGAGTGGGGATCGTCGCGGCGGTGGCGGCGAGCTGGCTGTGCGAGGCGGCGATCATTGGCGCGGTCGCTGAGACCGTGGGCCTTTCGCTTTCCTTTTGGCAGGCGGTATGGGTCAACAGCGCGACCGTTTCCGGCCAAATCGTCCAAGTGGCTCCCGGCGGGCTCGGAACGTATGAGGCGGTGATGGCGTTTGCGCTGACGACGTTGGGGGCCTCAGGAGAACGCGCCTATGCGGCGGCCGTAGTCACCCATGCGGTGAAATTTCTATTTTCCTACGCGGCCGGGGCCGTTGTGCTCGCGTTTTGGCGGTCCGACTGGCAGGTGGTGCAGGGCGTGTGGAAAAAGGGAAGGGAGAAGCGATGAAAGAAGCATCACGATTCGAAAAAATTGCGGCGCGCTGCTGGAATTTGTTGAATGAAGGAAAGCCGTTCACGCCGATTTTCGCTTTCGGGGTGATGGTCATCGGTCATGCCGCTGACCTCATTCATGGGCACGCTTTGGCTTGGCTGCTCGGCTTGGCGGCGGCGCTGCCACTTTTTGTTGTCTACTACGTTTACGATTATCCGCTGTTTTTGCGCAATTATTTATGGATTCCGTATATGGTCTTTCTCATCGTGTGGTCGTTTGCCGATGTTGCCTTATTGCTGCTTTCGGCCGGGCTCTATTTTTTCTTTACCGTCTTTTTTTGGGGGACGCTGTATTACCATTTGCGCATCGGCACGTCATGGTGGAATTTCACCCGCTTTTGGAAACTGGTGCTGAAAAACAGTGATTCGACGAGCGGCAACGCCCAAGAGCAGCTGCCGAAATTGTTCCTTTTGCTGTCGGTGTGGGAATATGCGGCGTCTTTGGCGGAAGGCGGAGCCGATTGGCTGCCGCTGTGCGGGCCGTTTTGGCTGTTTGCCGCTGCGGTGTGGCTGTTTTCATGGATTTTGCACCGTCATTTGTTTGACTGGCAGCCGGAGATCATTCCGACTTACACGAGCAACGTGCCGAGTCCCACCGCGCCGGTCAGTGACAAAGTGTACGTCATCGTGATTGACGGGATGCGCAAAGACCGGTTTGAAGCGGCGAACGCCCCGTTTTTGAAACGGCTGCGCGCGCAAGGAACGGAATTTGCGCAAATGGAAACCGTCTATCCGGCGCGCACCGTCGTCTGCTTCACCTCGATGCTGACGGGGACGTATCCGTTTGAGCACGGCATCCGGTCCAATATGGTATGGAAGCTTGGGGCGAAAGTGGAGACGATTTTCGATTCGCTTCGGAAAATCGGAAAAACCGGCCGCTTGCTCGGCATCGCCCATTTGGTCGATTCGTTCGGCGACGATGTCGAAACGGTGACGGCCGTCATGCCGAACGACCTGGCCGATCGTTATATTATCGAGCGGGCGAAGCGCATCGTCGAGGAACAAAACCCGGACTTGCTCGTCGTGCAATTGATCGCCACCGATCAGACCGGCCATAGCCGCGGTGTCTTGTATGATGAGTATATCGAAAAAATTGAAGAAGCGGACGCCTTGATCGCTGAGTTTGTCAGCTGGCTTGAGGAACGGGGCGAGCTCGAGCGCGCGACATTGATCGTCTGCGCCGACCATGGCCAAGCGGATGGCATCGGCGGCCACGGCCACCTCGATGAAGGGGAGCGGTATGTGCCGTTTTTTCTATACGGTCCGGCGATTGAGCGAGGAAAACGAATCGACGAGAAAAGAAGCCTCGTTTCGCTGGCGCCGACGATCGCCTATTTGCTTGGGGCGCCATATCCGAGCCATAGCCGCGGCCCGGTTTTAATTGAGGCGATACGAAAGGAGGAGCGCGATGAAGAAGCAGCGCGTCATCGTCTTTTTGCCGGCGCACAATGAAGAAGAAGCGATTGGCGACGTCATCCGCCGCATTCCGCGTCATTTTCATCCCGATGTAGAGGTCAGCGTCTTGGTCATTGATGATGGATCGACGGACCGAACGGCCGAAGTAGCGAAAGAAGCGGGGGCCGATATCATTTGCCGCTTGCCGGAAAACCGCGGCCTCGGGGCGGCGGTGCGGCGGGGGCTTGAAGAGTGTGTCCGCCTCGGCGCCGATATCGGCGTGATGATCGACGCTGACAACGAATATCCGCCGGAACAAATCCCCGACCTGTTGGCGCCGATTTTTGCCGGCGAGGCCGATTATACGATTGGCTCGCGCTTCCTTGGCACGATTCGCGGCATGAAATGGCATCGCCGCCTCGGGAATTATTTGTTCACTTGGCTGCAGTCGCTGCTTCTCGGACAGCGGCTCTATGACGGACAGTCGGGGATGCGCGCCTTTTCGCGCCAAGCGATGGAGGAGGCGGAAATCATCCACGATTACAACTACGCCCAAGTGCTGACGCTCAACTTGGTGCGCAAAGGGTTTCGCTTGAAAGAAGTGCCGATCCGCTATCAAGTGCGGACGACCGGCCGTTCGTTCATCAAATTCACCGCCTATATGACCGCGGTCATTCCGGCCATATGGAAGGAAATGCGCCGTCCGGTGAAAAAGGTGGCCGTCGATCGAGAAGCGCATGGGCGCTCCCAAGAGCGGGCGCGCCATTGCTCGTAAGGCAGTTCGTGCTTAGAAGGCAGGCGAAAAACTGCATTCACGCGCCAATCGGCGGCATTTTCATCAGAACAGAAAGCTGATTCTGCGAGGTTTCTCTAATTGAGAAATAGATGGAATCAGTAGTATTTTGCACTAAATCACCAGCCTTTTAGAAGGCGGGTGATGTCATGAGACATGCGGATCTACTTCTCAACTTGAGGAATCCTGTTTTTCTCTCTAATCGCGAACGATGGATTGAGGAAGATGATCGTTTTTTCACCAGCCTTTTCGACGATGGATGATTTTTTATTGACAATAAGTATGATAATGATTATCATTGATCTTGATGGAGGGAGAAGGGAACGTGAAATCGTTTCGTTTCTTTTTTTACATAGCAGTGATAGTTATTCTCAATCTCATTCCGCTGAAAGCGTTCGCCTATTCGTATGGAGACCCGAACAAAGAGGCGGTTGCTGAGGCGTATAAAGAGATGAAAGAAAAGTTGAACGAGCAGCCACCGAACTTTGCTGCAGCGAAGGAAATTTTCGAAACCGTAAAAGAAGAAATCGACATGCATATGGGACCTGAGCCGTCCAAGGCGGTGCTTGCGGCCATCGAAGAGAAGGACCGTCAAACGGTGATCAAGGACATGGAAAACATTTTAGTGCTCAATATCGCTCGCCGTTTGGACAATATTGAGGCAAACTTTGATCAGTACGACACGAGCAAGCGGCTGTTGGCGAAGGCGTTTGCGACGTATGAAGCGCTGTCGCCGGTCATCCAAGGGAAAGACCCTGCACTTGATAAACAGCTGCGCACCGAGTTTGACAAGGCGCTTCAGTCGCTTGGCAACCCGGGGCTGTTCGGTGTCGGCGAGAAAAAATCGGATATCAACGTGTTTAAGAAAAGCAAAGAGACGATTTTAACAACGCTGCAGAAGCAATTCGGCCTGAAAAGCCTAAAAGTCGGCCATTTTTCGGAAAACGCTGCAGAAAAGCCGGATGCAGTGCAAAAGAAAGAGTGGACCGATTTGTCTAAAGTAAAAAACTGGATTCCGCTCGTTGTCATCGTTATTGTGGTTCTCGGCGCGGCTCTCATTTATGTGCGGCGTCGGAAACGGGCTTAGTCCAAATATAAGGGGAGGCGGAGACATGGAAGTCCAAGCGCTGCTCATTACGTTTCGTGAAGCGCTGGAAGCGTTGCTGATCGTCGGCATCATTACATCGTATTTGAAACGTGTCGATCACCGCGAATACACGAAGTACGTATGGCTTGGTGCTGGTTTGGCCGTGTTGGCGAGCATCGGGGCGGCCATTTTGTTTCAAGTGGTGTTCACGGGATTTGCCGCGATGGGCAGTGAAATCTACTTAAAAATCGGCATCATGATCGTCTCCGCGTTGCTCTTGACGCAGATGGTGTTTTGGATGGCCGAGCATAGCCGGGACATGAAACAAAACGTTGAAG
Protein-coding regions in this window:
- a CDS encoding glycosyltransferase family 2 protein; this encodes MKKQRVIVFLPAHNEEEAIGDVIRRIPRHFHPDVEVSVLVIDDGSTDRTAEVAKEAGADIICRLPENRGLGAAVRRGLEECVRLGADIGVMIDADNEYPPEQIPDLLAPIFAGEADYTIGSRFLGTIRGMKWHRRLGNYLFTWLQSLLLGQRLYDGQSGMRAFSRQAMEEAEIIHDYNYAQVLTLNLVRKGFRLKEVPIRYQVRTTGRSFIKFTAYMTAVIPAIWKEMRRPVKKVAVDREAHGRSQERARHCS